The Pungitius pungitius chromosome 8, fPunPun2.1, whole genome shotgun sequence genome has a window encoding:
- the phc2b gene encoding polyhomeotic-like protein 2b isoform X1, whose translation MGHHTPASRWGGRRRHRRAIQKSRGSKVRRAEGTMESEPGAHAAAANSAAAASSSSTTAAAASSSGTSSNAAATSTTSSGSSISNSSTSSSTTAGRPAAPQISVYSGMADRQTVQVFQQALHRPNTAAQYLQQMYAAQQQHLMLQTLQQQHNLSAAQLQSLATVQQASIAAGRQSSSQNGTSSQQTASTQATINLTTSPAAAQLISRAQSISSTPTSISQQAVLLGSPSSPTFTASQAQMYLRAQMAQQNNLVQVARSLGRAVPLSQQLIFTPTATVTAVQSESSTQTSSQNQVQNLVMRGQQGATSSSSQTQTLQALSLKQSPVSIQPASLIKNPGQAPPQASAGGKAAPSDGSFEAGRKGDGAAVTEARAINMSRSVTGAQPLIAPAYTHIQPHSLVQQHKQQQQQQFVVHQSPASQRAAGQLLQTASIQPSQHPVPVLPKPAPHQPATPSQQATIFHSTISPHALHSSLNHAKAQPVQLTAINLQIHPTPSRQAQDCKDKPTSLVVRETCPAPAPPQPPPQQQPPPQQQPAPSPSQPAKPAEQPKAPPAAPAVRPQAVGVSTKRPSASPGTPPRAMTSGNDSEAPAVTGSAPQNGETKPPQAIVKPQVLTHVIEGFVIQEGAEPFPVCVERLPILIDSPKKPDHQLSSDPERTPASHAANSDSEPEDMNPPEKEQEPKLTCEYCGWVDFAFTFKGSKRFCSMVCAKRYNVGCTKRIGLFRPERSKSTNRWRRRSPGRSSVVAKKQKLPPSPRQAQGGSVSSPHPSQPSQEESSPCSDMSSYEEPPSPMSAASSGPPPPAPAASAQVPAHRHPSRASDQDVRDAPSPCRRFLPNDPTRWNVEEVSEFIRSLPGCQEIADEFRSQEIDGQALLLLKEDHLMSTMNIKLGPALKIFARINLLKDS comes from the exons ATGGGGCATCATACCCCTGCTTCGCGCTGGGGGGGCCGCAGGAG GCACAGGAGAGCCATTCAGAAGAGTcgggggtcaaaggtgagacGAGCAGAGGGCACCATGGAGAGCGAGCCCGGGGCCCACGCCGCCGCGGCCAACAGCGCCGCCgcggcctcctccagcagcaccaccgccgccgctgccAGCAGTAGCGGTACCTCCAGCAACGCTGCTGCTACTTCTACCACTTCCAGTGGTAGTAGCATTAGCAACAGTAGCACCAGCAGTAGTACCACAGCAGGAAGACCGGCCGCGCCTCAGATATCCGTTTACAGCGGGATGGCCGATCGACAAACCGTGCAG gtgttCCAGCAGGCGCTGCACAGGCCGAACACGGCGGCGCAGTACCTGCAGCAGATGTACGcggctcagcagcagcacctgatGTTGCAaactctccagcagcagcacaaccTCAGCGCGGCTCAGCTCCAGAGCCTGGCCACCGTGCAGCAG GCCAGTATTGCGGCGGGCCGACAAAGCTCTTCACAGAACGGCACTTCCTCCCAGCAAACGGCATCCACTCAGGCGACG atcAACCTGACGACCTCCCCGGCTGCCGCTCAGCTGATCAGCCGGGCCCAGAGCATCAGCTCGACCCCCACCAGTATTTCCCAGCAGGCCGTGCTGCTGGGCAGCCCATCCAGCCCCACGTTCACCGCCAGCCAGGCGCAGATGTACCTGCGCGCACAGATG GCGCAGCAGAACAACCTGGTGCAGGTGGCCAGGAGTCTGGGCCGCGCTGTTCCTCTGTCCCAGCAGCTCATCTTCACTCCAACAGCCACGGTGACGGCCGTTCAGTCCGAGAGCTCCACGCAGACCTCCTCACAG AATCAGGTCCAGAACCTGGTGATGCGCGGGCAGCAGGGGGcgacctcgtcctcctctcagACTCAGACCCTGCAGGCTCTCAGTCTGAAGCAGAGCCCCGTCTCCATCCAGCCCGCCTCGCTGATCAAGAACCCCGGGCAAGCGCCGCCGCAGGCCTCCGCGGGAGGAAAGGCCGCCCCCTCCGACGGCTCGTTTGAAGCGGGCAGGAAGGGCGACGGCGCGGCGGTCACAGAAGCCCGAGCCATAAACATGAGCCGCAGCGTCACCGGCGCTCAGCCCCTCATCGCTCCAG CATACACGCACATCCAGCCACACTCCCTGGTGCAGcagcacaagcagcagcagcagcagcagtttgtgGTCCATCAGAGTCCAGCCTCCCAGAGGGCCGCGGGCCAGCTGCTGCAGACCGCCTCCATTCAACCATCGCAGCACCCGGTGCCCGTCCTGCCCAAACCGGCTCCCCACCAGCCCGCCACGCCCAGCCAGCAGGCCACCATCTTCCACTCCACCATCAGCCCCCACGCCCTCCACTCCTCCCTCAACCACGCCAAGGCCCAGCCCGTCCAGCTCACCGCCATCAACCTTCAGATCCATCCGACG CCCTCCCGACAGGCTCAGGACTGCAAAGATAAGCCGACCTCGCTGGTGGTCCGGGAGACGTGTCCGGCCCCAGCGCCACCGCAGCCCCCGCCGCAACAGCAGCCCCCGCCGCAGCAGCAACCTGCGCCATCGCCATCGCAGCCCGCCAAACCGGCCGAGCAGCCCAAGGCCCCCCCGGCTGCACCAGCCGTTCGGCCACAAG CTGTAGGGGTCTCGACCAAGAGGCCGAGCGCCTCACCAGGGACGCCCCCCCGGGCCATGACCTCGGGGAACGACAGCGAGGCGCCCGCCGTGACGGGCAGCGCGCCGCAGAACGGGGAGACCAAGCCGCCGCAGGCCATCGTCAAGCCCCAGGTCCTCACGCACGTCATCGAGGGCTTCGTCATCCAGGAGGGGGCCGAGCCGttcccagtgtgt GTGGAGCGTCTGCCCATTCTCATCGACAGCCCGAAGAAGCCGGACCACCAGCTGTCCTCGGACCCCGAAAGGACCCCCGCCAGCCACGCAGCCAACAGCGACTCCGAGCCCGAGGACATGAACCCGCCAG aaaAAGAGCAAGAGCCCAAACTGACGTGTGAATACTGCGGATGGGTCGACTTCGCCTTCACGTTCAAGGGCTCTAAAAGATTCTGCTCCATGGTTTGTGCCAAGAG GTACAACGTCGGCTGCACGAAGCGCATCGGCCTCTTCCGCCCGGAAAGGAGCAAATCCACGAATCGCTGGCGGCGAAGATCTCCGGGTCGCTCCAGCGTGGTGGCGAAgaagcag aagctgcccccctccccgcggCAGGCTCAGGGCGGCTCCGTGTCCTCCCCGCATCCCTCGCAGCCCAGCCAGGAGGAGTCCAGCCCGTGTTCGGACATGTCGAGCTACGAGGAGCCGCCGTCGCCCATGTCGGCGGCCAGCTCGgggcccccgccccccgccccggcGGCGTCGGCTCAGGTCCCCGCCCACCGCCACCCGAGCAGGGCCTCGGACCAGGACGTCCGAGACGCACCTTCGCCCTGTCGGCGTTTCTTACCCAACGACCCCACCAGGTGGAACGTGGAGGAGGTCTCAGAGTTCATCCGCTCGCTGCCAG GTTGTCAGGAGATAGCGGACGAGTTCCGCTCTCAGGAGATCGACGGACAGGCCCTGCTCCTGTTGAAGGAGGACCACCTGATGAGCACCATGAACATTAAACTGGGACCGGCCCTCAAGATCTTCGCACGCATCAACCTGCTCAAGGACTCTTAG
- the phc2b gene encoding polyhomeotic-like protein 2b isoform X2 has protein sequence MESEPGAHAAAANSAAAASSSSTTAAAASSSGTSSNAAATSTTSSGSSISNSSTSSSTTAGRPAAPQISVYSGMADRQTVQVFQQALHRPNTAAQYLQQMYAAQQQHLMLQTLQQQHNLSAAQLQSLATVQQASIAAGRQSSSQNGTSSQQTASTQATINLTTSPAAAQLISRAQSISSTPTSISQQAVLLGSPSSPTFTASQAQMYLRAQMAQQNNLVQVARSLGRAVPLSQQLIFTPTATVTAVQSESSTQTSSQNQVQNLVMRGQQGATSSSSQTQTLQALSLKQSPVSIQPASLIKNPGQAPPQASAGGKAAPSDGSFEAGRKGDGAAVTEARAINMSRSVTGAQPLIAPAYTHIQPHSLVQQHKQQQQQQFVVHQSPASQRAAGQLLQTASIQPSQHPVPVLPKPAPHQPATPSQQATIFHSTISPHALHSSLNHAKAQPVQLTAINLQIHPTPSRQAQDCKDKPTSLVVRETCPAPAPPQPPPQQQPPPQQQPAPSPSQPAKPAEQPKAPPAAPAVRPQAVGVSTKRPSASPGTPPRAMTSGNDSEAPAVTGSAPQNGETKPPQAIVKPQVLTHVIEGFVIQEGAEPFPVCVERLPILIDSPKKPDHQLSSDPERTPASHAANSDSEPEDMNPPEKEQEPKLTCEYCGWVDFAFTFKGSKRFCSMVCAKRYNVGCTKRIGLFRPERSKSTNRWRRRSPGRSSVVAKKQKLPPSPRQAQGGSVSSPHPSQPSQEESSPCSDMSSYEEPPSPMSAASSGPPPPAPAASAQVPAHRHPSRASDQDVRDAPSPCRRFLPNDPTRWNVEEVSEFIRSLPGCQEIADEFRSQEIDGQALLLLKEDHLMSTMNIKLGPALKIFARINLLKDS, from the exons ATGGAGAGCGAGCCCGGGGCCCACGCCGCCGCGGCCAACAGCGCCGCCgcggcctcctccagcagcaccaccgccgccgctgccAGCAGTAGCGGTACCTCCAGCAACGCTGCTGCTACTTCTACCACTTCCAGTGGTAGTAGCATTAGCAACAGTAGCACCAGCAGTAGTACCACAGCAGGAAGACCGGCCGCGCCTCAGATATCCGTTTACAGCGGGATGGCCGATCGACAAACCGTGCAG gtgttCCAGCAGGCGCTGCACAGGCCGAACACGGCGGCGCAGTACCTGCAGCAGATGTACGcggctcagcagcagcacctgatGTTGCAaactctccagcagcagcacaaccTCAGCGCGGCTCAGCTCCAGAGCCTGGCCACCGTGCAGCAG GCCAGTATTGCGGCGGGCCGACAAAGCTCTTCACAGAACGGCACTTCCTCCCAGCAAACGGCATCCACTCAGGCGACG atcAACCTGACGACCTCCCCGGCTGCCGCTCAGCTGATCAGCCGGGCCCAGAGCATCAGCTCGACCCCCACCAGTATTTCCCAGCAGGCCGTGCTGCTGGGCAGCCCATCCAGCCCCACGTTCACCGCCAGCCAGGCGCAGATGTACCTGCGCGCACAGATG GCGCAGCAGAACAACCTGGTGCAGGTGGCCAGGAGTCTGGGCCGCGCTGTTCCTCTGTCCCAGCAGCTCATCTTCACTCCAACAGCCACGGTGACGGCCGTTCAGTCCGAGAGCTCCACGCAGACCTCCTCACAG AATCAGGTCCAGAACCTGGTGATGCGCGGGCAGCAGGGGGcgacctcgtcctcctctcagACTCAGACCCTGCAGGCTCTCAGTCTGAAGCAGAGCCCCGTCTCCATCCAGCCCGCCTCGCTGATCAAGAACCCCGGGCAAGCGCCGCCGCAGGCCTCCGCGGGAGGAAAGGCCGCCCCCTCCGACGGCTCGTTTGAAGCGGGCAGGAAGGGCGACGGCGCGGCGGTCACAGAAGCCCGAGCCATAAACATGAGCCGCAGCGTCACCGGCGCTCAGCCCCTCATCGCTCCAG CATACACGCACATCCAGCCACACTCCCTGGTGCAGcagcacaagcagcagcagcagcagcagtttgtgGTCCATCAGAGTCCAGCCTCCCAGAGGGCCGCGGGCCAGCTGCTGCAGACCGCCTCCATTCAACCATCGCAGCACCCGGTGCCCGTCCTGCCCAAACCGGCTCCCCACCAGCCCGCCACGCCCAGCCAGCAGGCCACCATCTTCCACTCCACCATCAGCCCCCACGCCCTCCACTCCTCCCTCAACCACGCCAAGGCCCAGCCCGTCCAGCTCACCGCCATCAACCTTCAGATCCATCCGACG CCCTCCCGACAGGCTCAGGACTGCAAAGATAAGCCGACCTCGCTGGTGGTCCGGGAGACGTGTCCGGCCCCAGCGCCACCGCAGCCCCCGCCGCAACAGCAGCCCCCGCCGCAGCAGCAACCTGCGCCATCGCCATCGCAGCCCGCCAAACCGGCCGAGCAGCCCAAGGCCCCCCCGGCTGCACCAGCCGTTCGGCCACAAG CTGTAGGGGTCTCGACCAAGAGGCCGAGCGCCTCACCAGGGACGCCCCCCCGGGCCATGACCTCGGGGAACGACAGCGAGGCGCCCGCCGTGACGGGCAGCGCGCCGCAGAACGGGGAGACCAAGCCGCCGCAGGCCATCGTCAAGCCCCAGGTCCTCACGCACGTCATCGAGGGCTTCGTCATCCAGGAGGGGGCCGAGCCGttcccagtgtgt GTGGAGCGTCTGCCCATTCTCATCGACAGCCCGAAGAAGCCGGACCACCAGCTGTCCTCGGACCCCGAAAGGACCCCCGCCAGCCACGCAGCCAACAGCGACTCCGAGCCCGAGGACATGAACCCGCCAG aaaAAGAGCAAGAGCCCAAACTGACGTGTGAATACTGCGGATGGGTCGACTTCGCCTTCACGTTCAAGGGCTCTAAAAGATTCTGCTCCATGGTTTGTGCCAAGAG GTACAACGTCGGCTGCACGAAGCGCATCGGCCTCTTCCGCCCGGAAAGGAGCAAATCCACGAATCGCTGGCGGCGAAGATCTCCGGGTCGCTCCAGCGTGGTGGCGAAgaagcag aagctgcccccctccccgcggCAGGCTCAGGGCGGCTCCGTGTCCTCCCCGCATCCCTCGCAGCCCAGCCAGGAGGAGTCCAGCCCGTGTTCGGACATGTCGAGCTACGAGGAGCCGCCGTCGCCCATGTCGGCGGCCAGCTCGgggcccccgccccccgccccggcGGCGTCGGCTCAGGTCCCCGCCCACCGCCACCCGAGCAGGGCCTCGGACCAGGACGTCCGAGACGCACCTTCGCCCTGTCGGCGTTTCTTACCCAACGACCCCACCAGGTGGAACGTGGAGGAGGTCTCAGAGTTCATCCGCTCGCTGCCAG GTTGTCAGGAGATAGCGGACGAGTTCCGCTCTCAGGAGATCGACGGACAGGCCCTGCTCCTGTTGAAGGAGGACCACCTGATGAGCACCATGAACATTAAACTGGGACCGGCCCTCAAGATCTTCGCACGCATCAACCTGCTCAAGGACTCTTAG